One part of the Rickettsia akari str. Hartford genome encodes these proteins:
- a CDS encoding SurA N-terminal domain-containing protein has protein sequence MLDNIRKTADSFIMRVLFAMIAFAFVGFGIKDVLNGRRSGDIVTFSHVKNISQEDFLRAKSLAINAISKQTGTSLTDEEIAQLNIDNQILKRLVYDNVLDYLVSYYDLDLSDDTVKILVKESPVFQNEQGAFDIKNFKAYFRNSYIDEEKYLLNFKEKALKNILVGSFIESFYVPNAMTDNIVDYMAEKREVELIQIDLQNKPKDLQIPTPTDQQLKVFYQDNKTAFEVPEKRSFSYIKANIKDLKVSVTQDELLEFYNENKDEFGDQSFELVQKQLHDLLKAQKIDILNMEFAKKLEDETAAGSSLVEIAEKYKLPIQNVNYISYAELIEDKIIAESADSIFELSEGELSYPIEAEDKSYLILVELKSIQPTKIPEFDTIKEQVNKVWIKQNIADVNLKIIKDLAKEYNSDQENIKELKATGIKISKKSYIRSKMENDLTLTPEILLSIFNTKIGSNTPIFQVGDEVYFAHIKSRSIDELTAKNIHVNSEKNIIYNIKNSVIDELINYTIIQNDMQIKANFSK, from the coding sequence ATGTTAGATAATATTAGAAAAACTGCCGATAGTTTTATAATGCGGGTTTTATTCGCAATGATAGCTTTTGCTTTTGTCGGATTTGGTATTAAAGATGTATTAAACGGAAGAAGAAGTGGCGATATTGTTACTTTTTCTCACGTGAAAAATATCTCCCAAGAAGATTTTTTGCGAGCAAAATCTTTAGCAATTAATGCTATAAGCAAGCAAACGGGAACAAGTTTAACTGACGAAGAAATAGCACAGTTAAATATTGATAACCAAATCCTTAAAAGACTTGTTTACGATAATGTCTTAGATTATTTAGTTAGCTATTACGACTTAGATCTAAGTGATGATACAGTTAAAATTTTAGTTAAAGAATCACCGGTTTTTCAAAATGAGCAAGGTGCTTTTGATATAAAAAATTTTAAAGCTTATTTTAGAAATTCTTATATAGATGAAGAAAAATATTTATTAAACTTTAAAGAAAAAGCTTTAAAAAACATTCTTGTCGGTAGTTTTATAGAAAGTTTCTATGTTCCTAACGCTATGACTGACAATATAGTAGATTATATGGCTGAAAAAAGAGAAGTAGAATTAATACAAATAGATTTACAAAATAAACCGAAAGATTTACAAATCCCTACCCCTACCGACCAGCAATTAAAGGTTTTTTACCAAGATAATAAAACCGCGTTTGAGGTACCTGAGAAACGGAGCTTTTCTTATATTAAGGCTAATATTAAGGATTTAAAAGTCTCAGTTACGCAAGATGAGTTGTTAGAATTTTATAATGAAAATAAAGATGAATTCGGTGATCAAAGCTTTGAATTGGTACAAAAACAATTGCATGATTTATTAAAGGCACAAAAAATCGACATACTTAATATGGAGTTTGCTAAAAAGCTGGAAGATGAGACGGCGGCAGGGTCAAGCTTAGTTGAAATTGCCGAAAAATATAAGCTACCGATACAAAACGTTAACTATATAAGTTATGCAGAGCTTATTGAAGATAAAATAATTGCCGAAAGCGCTGATAGTATTTTTGAGCTTTCGGAAGGAGAATTATCTTATCCTATAGAAGCAGAAGATAAAAGCTATCTTATATTGGTAGAATTAAAATCTATTCAGCCGACAAAAATACCTGAATTTGATACTATTAAAGAGCAGGTAAATAAAGTTTGGATAAAGCAGAATATCGCTGATGTAAATTTAAAAATTATCAAGGATTTAGCAAAGGAATACAATTCAGATCAAGAGAACATAAAAGAGCTTAAAGCTACTGGAATAAAAATAAGCAAAAAAAGCTATATTAGATCCAAAATGGAAAATGATCTAACATTAACTCCTGAGATATTATTATCAATTTTTAATACTAAAATAGGAAGTAATACACCTATATTCCAAGTAGGTGATGAAGTATATTTTGCACATATTAAATCTAGAAGTATAGATGAATTAACAGCTAAAAATATTCATGTCAATTCAGAAAAAAATATAATATATAATATTAAAAATTCTGTAATTGACGAGCTAATTAACTACACAATTATTCAGAATGATATGCAGATAAAAGCTAATTTTAGTAAGTA
- a CDS encoding DNA translocase FtsK, with the protein MLYYINKILSNNKVQAVILGIIGFGIVTVLMSYNIDDPSFNSVTTEYPSNLIGIAGSYLSDFLYQFFGLAAFIIPLACFVWGRNSWYGRYRGSFVRMFVMFLALISSSTLLSQINLEFIPAKAGGAIGIIAFNFFERFTNQLYLLLIFFTFIILVVLLEIKFTFFITFIIKLSTFLTYWIQYFLHNVFSSLSLIRLFPTKNNDKINITSSYQKHVSGKVKFTEVARPIPANPIKFFNKSNAAPKISQSEIAELPPISLLRDPENHHVKGVSSSELKQKAEELLTVLNDFGVKGHIININQGPVVTQYEFEPAAGTKTSRVVGLSDDIARSLSALSTRIAVIPGKNVLGIELPNKQREFFCVKELIETPEYQDKSTLLPLVLGKDLVGKPLIADLAKMPHLLVAGTTGSGKSVGINAMIVSLLYRYTPEECRFIMIDPKMLELSAYDGIPHLLTPVVTEPSKAVVALKWAVKEMENRYRIMSNIGVKNIAGYNAKILEAVKENRVIERSIQTGFDPETGKPIYETVTMNMEKLPYIVVIVDEMADLMLVAGKDIEMLIQRLAQMARAAGIHIIMATQRPSVDVITGVIKANFPSRISFKVTSKIDSRTILGEQGSEQLLGMGDMLFMGNTAKISRVHGPFVNEVEIEKITGYLKETGAPEYISAVTEQPEEDDSRIDIVDGTSDAVLYKKAVQIVRDERKSSISYIQRSLRIGYNKAANLVEKMEKDGIVSPPNHTGKREILLPER; encoded by the coding sequence ATGCTATATTACATAAATAAAATTCTTTCAAACAATAAGGTACAAGCTGTTATCTTAGGGATAATAGGGTTTGGTATTGTGACTGTTCTTATGTCATATAATATAGACGATCCATCTTTTAACTCAGTTACAACAGAATATCCTAGTAATTTAATCGGAATTGCCGGCTCTTATTTATCGGATTTTTTATATCAATTTTTTGGGTTGGCTGCTTTTATTATACCGCTTGCTTGCTTTGTTTGGGGAAGAAATTCTTGGTATGGAAGATATCGCGGCTCATTTGTCCGTATGTTTGTAATGTTTCTTGCTCTCATTAGCAGTAGCACATTATTATCTCAGATTAATCTAGAATTCATACCGGCAAAGGCAGGCGGAGCTATCGGAATAATAGCTTTTAATTTTTTTGAGCGATTTACAAATCAGCTATACTTATTATTAATATTTTTTACCTTTATTATATTAGTTGTTTTACTTGAAATTAAATTTACTTTTTTCATTACTTTTATTATTAAGCTAAGTACATTTTTAACCTATTGGATACAATATTTTTTACATAATGTATTTTCAAGCTTGTCGTTGATAAGATTATTCCCTACTAAAAACAATGATAAGATAAATATAACTTCTTCTTACCAAAAGCATGTAAGTGGAAAAGTAAAATTCACTGAAGTAGCTAGACCCATACCTGCAAATCCTATAAAATTCTTTAATAAATCCAATGCAGCCCCTAAAATATCTCAAAGCGAAATAGCAGAATTGCCGCCTATTTCGTTATTACGTGATCCTGAAAACCATCATGTAAAAGGGGTTTCTTCCTCAGAGCTTAAGCAAAAAGCCGAGGAGCTACTAACCGTGCTGAATGATTTTGGAGTTAAAGGGCATATAATTAATATCAATCAAGGACCGGTGGTAACTCAATATGAGTTTGAGCCGGCAGCTGGTACTAAAACATCAAGAGTAGTAGGATTATCTGACGATATAGCACGCTCACTATCTGCTTTATCAACAAGGATAGCGGTAATACCCGGCAAAAACGTACTTGGTATTGAGCTCCCTAATAAGCAGCGTGAATTCTTTTGTGTGAAAGAGTTGATAGAGACGCCTGAATACCAAGACAAATCAACTTTATTACCGTTAGTCTTAGGTAAAGATTTAGTCGGTAAGCCACTGATTGCCGATCTTGCGAAGATGCCTCACTTGCTTGTTGCAGGAACAACCGGTTCTGGTAAATCAGTTGGGATTAACGCGATGATAGTTTCGCTCTTATACCGCTATACTCCTGAAGAATGCCGCTTTATCATGATTGACCCGAAAATGCTTGAATTATCCGCTTATGACGGAATACCCCATTTACTCACTCCTGTAGTAACTGAACCTTCTAAGGCTGTAGTTGCTCTTAAATGGGCGGTTAAGGAAATGGAAAACCGCTATAGAATTATGAGCAATATCGGTGTTAAGAATATTGCAGGTTACAATGCAAAAATCTTAGAAGCGGTGAAAGAGAATAGAGTAATTGAGCGTTCGATTCAAACGGGTTTTGATCCTGAAACAGGTAAGCCTATTTACGAAACCGTTACGATGAATATGGAGAAACTACCTTACATTGTGGTTATTGTTGATGAGATGGCTGATTTAATGCTAGTTGCCGGTAAGGATATTGAAATGCTGATTCAAAGGCTTGCTCAAATGGCAAGAGCGGCAGGTATCCATATTATCATGGCAACGCAAAGACCTTCTGTAGACGTTATTACCGGTGTCATTAAAGCCAATTTCCCAAGTCGTATTAGCTTTAAAGTTACATCTAAAATCGATAGCCGAACGATTTTAGGCGAGCAAGGCTCCGAGCAGTTACTAGGTATGGGTGATATGCTATTTATGGGGAATACTGCAAAGATAAGTAGGGTACATGGACCGTTTGTTAATGAAGTTGAAATCGAGAAAATTACAGGATATTTGAAAGAGACCGGTGCGCCTGAATATATCTCTGCCGTTACCGAGCAGCCTGAAGAAGACGATAGTAGAATTGATATCGTTGATGGCACGTCTGATGCAGTGCTTTACAAAAAAGCTGTTCAGATAGTGCGTGACGAACGTAAATCTTCCATTAGCTATATCCAAAGGTCGCTTAGAATCGGCTATAACAAAGCTGCCAACTTAGTTGAGAAGATGGAGAAAGATGGAATAGTCTCACCACCGAATCATACAGGTAAGAGGGAGATATTACTGCCTGAGAGGTAA
- the map gene encoding type I methionyl aminopeptidase, with amino-acid sequence MTIKIHTEQDFIKMRRAGKLAAETLDFITGYVKPNVTTNSLNNLCHNFITSHNAIPAPLNYKGFPKSICTSINHVVCHGIPNDKPLKNGDIVNIDVTVILDGWYGDTSRMYYVGDVAIKPKRLIQITYDAMMKGIEVVRPGAKIGDIGHAIQSYAEKHNYSVVRDYTGHGIGRVFHDEPSILNYGRSGTGLTLEEGMFFTIEPMINAGHYDTILSKLDGWTVTTRDKSLSAQFEHTIGVTKNGFEIFTLSPKKLDYPPYEIVI; translated from the coding sequence ATGACCATAAAAATCCACACGGAACAAGATTTCATAAAGATGCGGCGAGCTGGAAAATTAGCTGCAGAGACGCTTGATTTTATTACTGGTTACGTAAAACCGAACGTCACTACTAATAGTTTAAATAACCTTTGTCATAATTTTATTACTTCTCATAATGCGATTCCTGCACCGTTAAATTATAAAGGCTTTCCGAAATCGATTTGTACTTCTATAAATCATGTGGTTTGTCACGGCATTCCAAACGATAAACCATTAAAAAACGGTGATATAGTAAATATTGATGTTACAGTAATTTTAGACGGTTGGTACGGTGATACTAGCCGTATGTATTATGTCGGTGACGTAGCAATTAAGCCAAAGCGTCTTATTCAAATAACTTATGATGCAATGATGAAAGGGATTGAAGTAGTTAGACCTGGTGCTAAAATCGGTGATATCGGACATGCGATTCAAAGCTATGCCGAGAAACATAATTATTCTGTGGTTAGAGATTATACGGGTCACGGTATCGGAAGAGTTTTTCATGACGAGCCGTCAATATTAAATTACGGCCGCAGCGGCACAGGTCTAACGTTAGAAGAAGGGATGTTTTTCACCATTGAACCTATGATAAATGCTGGTCATTATGACACTATATTAAGTAAACTAGATGGATGGACGGTTACTACGCGTGATAAATCATTATCGGCTCAATTTGAACATACTATAGGTGTGACTAAAAATGGCTTTGAAATATTTACGTTATCACCTAAAAAACTTGATTATCCTCCGTACGAAATTGTAATATAA
- a CDS encoding UPF0758 domain-containing protein, with protein MSNDEIDTPHYIGHRKRVKERFVAAGAEHFSDYALLVVMLFTTIHRKDVKPLAKKLLDHFDITNLINLDKERLLSIKGTNENLYINFALIRELINRVLKQKIINKNIIAA; from the coding sequence ATGTCTAATGATGAAATAGATACGCCGCATTATATAGGTCACCGTAAAAGAGTAAAAGAACGCTTCGTGGCCGCTGGAGCAGAACATTTTTCCGATTACGCATTACTTGTAGTAATGTTATTTACGACTATCCATCGGAAAGACGTAAAACCTCTTGCTAAAAAATTACTTGATCATTTTGATATTACGAATTTAATTAACCTTGATAAGGAAAGGCTACTTAGTATTAAAGGCACCAATGAAAATTTATATATTAATTTTGCTCTAATACGTGAGCTGATAAATAGAGTATTGAAACAAAAAATAATAAATAAAAATATTATTGCTGCTTGA
- a CDS encoding MraY family glycosyltransferase, giving the protein MNINSYSTLFIFSFIATAILTYILTKYLTAIGLVDVPSSRRSHDKITPRGGGLAIVIVVMIALSGFEYIMSNNLANSIKILPLLLIIASISFLDDLKAVPILIRLIVHLICAAFAIFLFSQLNSVHILIYSILVIALSGFINIYNFMDGIDGMSCVESIHLSSTMLILCFLQFSIIDNPYFIASVNVIILGCSCGFLIFNWHPAKIFLGDVGSISLGFLTGLCLVLLALTNTNLFIACVIASLYYITDAVLTILIRLLNKEKIWQPHLKHFFQKAVKKGKSHKQVVSIIAVCNIFLMIISVTSLHFPVISIILAVAVITLTVQSLLK; this is encoded by the coding sequence ATGAATATAAATAGCTATAGCACATTATTTATTTTTTCTTTTATAGCCACCGCTATATTAACATATATATTAACTAAATATCTTACTGCAATCGGTTTAGTTGATGTACCTAGTAGTCGTCGCTCTCATGATAAGATAACACCGCGCGGCGGCGGTCTCGCTATTGTCATTGTCGTAATGATTGCTTTGAGCGGGTTTGAATATATAATGAGCAATAACCTTGCTAATTCAATAAAAATATTACCGTTATTATTGATCATTGCATCGATTTCCTTTTTAGATGACTTAAAAGCTGTACCTATTCTAATTCGTTTAATAGTCCACTTAATTTGTGCAGCTTTTGCTATTTTTCTTTTTTCGCAGCTAAACTCTGTACATATACTAATATATTCTATTTTAGTTATAGCTTTAAGCGGTTTTATTAATATATATAATTTTATGGATGGTATAGACGGTATGAGTTGTGTCGAATCTATCCATCTATCTAGCACTATGCTTATATTATGTTTTTTACAATTTTCGATTATTGATAACCCATATTTTATAGCTAGTGTAAATGTTATTATTCTTGGTTGTTCTTGTGGTTTTTTAATATTTAATTGGCATCCGGCAAAAATATTTTTAGGCGACGTAGGAAGTATTAGCCTTGGATTCTTAACTGGTCTTTGTTTGGTCCTGCTTGCTCTTACAAATACTAATTTATTTATAGCTTGTGTTATTGCTAGTTTATATTACATTACCGATGCCGTACTAACCATATTAATTCGACTACTCAATAAAGAAAAAATTTGGCAGCCTCATCTAAAGCATTTTTTTCAAAAAGCAGTAAAAAAAGGTAAGTCTCATAAACAAGTAGTATCGATTATAGCAGTTTGTAATATATTTTTAATGATCATATCAGTTACATCTTTACATTTTCCTGTAATATCTATAATACTTGCTGTAGCCGTCATAACTTTAACAGTGCAAAGTTTATTAAAATGA
- a CDS encoding DciA family protein, whose translation MKLIKEDIDKIVRRIFAKQHPLLPAIMINWNKIVGFNFSNKALPLKITTYTYKKQKINTLFIQAEDNTIAAELPYYQDIILERIKIYLGFAAIHKMNVTFYKEKSKIG comes from the coding sequence ATGAAGCTAATTAAAGAAGATATTGATAAAATAGTTAGACGTATATTCGCCAAACAACATCCATTGCTTCCTGCAATCATGATTAACTGGAATAAAATAGTCGGGTTTAACTTCAGCAATAAAGCGTTACCTTTAAAAATCACCACCTATACTTATAAAAAACAAAAGATTAATACACTGTTTATACAAGCGGAAGATAATACCATTGCAGCAGAACTACCTTATTATCAAGATATTATTTTAGAACGTATTAAAATTTATTTAGGCTTTGCAGCAATACACAAAATGAATGTAACGTTTTACAAAGAAAAATCTAAGATAGGATGA
- a CDS encoding outer membrane protein, which yields MKKLLVIAAASTALLTSGLSFADCDMSSSVGSSTSSSMSSSMENQWYLKLSAGGVVFDKTKLSNSSVKLKSNTGFTGNIGAGYYIMDNLRTDFTIGMVTNNHMKKSATAASVVSAGGQLIVNGVVIPGCVLTSGRPGGTTTATTVSVKHKPTIVSVLLNGYADFIDVSMFKVFAGAGVGAALVKEKVNISTKVVANNNVISSTNFSGTTKNKTNFAYQLSLGASFEVAQGVKAELVYSWTDYGKSKANVKSIAGNNVKFTGTRYKGNNLMAGLRFDM from the coding sequence ATGAAAAAATTACTTGTAATAGCAGCTGCAAGCACAGCACTTTTAACTTCTGGTCTTTCATTCGCTGATTGTGATATGAGTTCTTCTGTAGGTTCATCTACTAGTTCGTCGATGTCATCATCTATGGAAAATCAATGGTATTTAAAACTTAGTGCTGGCGGCGTGGTTTTTGATAAAACAAAACTTTCAAATAGCAGTGTTAAGTTAAAATCCAATACAGGTTTTACCGGTAATATTGGAGCAGGTTATTATATCATGGATAATTTGAGAACTGATTTTACAATTGGAATGGTAACAAATAACCACATGAAAAAGTCTGCAACTGCAGCATCAGTTGTTTCAGCAGGTGGACAGCTTATTGTTAATGGTGTTGTAATTCCAGGATGTGTGCTTACAAGTGGCCGCCCTGGTGGTACTACCACTGCTACTACAGTATCAGTAAAACATAAACCTACTATTGTAAGTGTATTACTTAACGGTTATGCAGACTTTATTGATGTAAGTATGTTTAAAGTGTTTGCAGGAGCAGGTGTCGGTGCTGCATTAGTAAAGGAAAAAGTAAATATTTCAACTAAGGTTGTTGCTAATAATAATGTTATTAGTAGTACTAATTTTTCAGGAACCACTAAAAACAAAACTAACTTTGCTTATCAATTATCTTTAGGCGCTTCATTTGAGGTAGCACAAGGTGTGAAGGCAGAACTTGTTTATAGCTGGACAGATTACGGTAAATCAAAAGCTAATGTTAAAAGTATTGCCGGAAATAATGTTAAATTTACTGGAACCCGTTATAAAGGTAATAACTTAATGGCAGGATTAAGATTTGATATGTAA
- a CDS encoding outer membrane protein — protein MKKLLLIATTSATILSSSISFADDMGNEWYLRVDAGAAMFNKEQDKATSVKLKSNTTVPVDLGIGYYIFENFRADLTLGTIIGGKLKASGSATHAPFTGTNVSVSHKPTITRLLINGYVDLTNFDLFDVFAGAGVGPALVKEKITYNGITGLSSNTKNRTNISYRLTLGTSAQIADGVKAELAYSWIYDGRTKSKNVIYQGTSVLTGGMRYQSHNLTAGIRFDI, from the coding sequence ATGAAAAAGTTACTTTTAATAGCTACTACAAGTGCAACAATTTTATCTTCTAGTATATCATTTGCCGATGACATGGGTAATGAGTGGTATTTAAGAGTGGATGCCGGTGCAGCAATGTTTAATAAAGAACAAGATAAGGCAACCAGTGTTAAATTAAAATCTAATACGACTGTTCCGGTTGATTTAGGTATAGGTTATTATATTTTTGAAAATTTTAGAGCCGATTTAACATTAGGTACTATAATAGGTGGAAAGTTGAAGGCATCCGGATCTGCAACTCATGCACCTTTTACCGGTACTAACGTTTCAGTGAGCCATAAACCTACTATTACACGTTTACTTATTAACGGTTATGTAGATTTAACTAATTTTGATCTGTTTGATGTTTTTGCCGGTGCCGGTGTTGGTCCTGCATTAGTTAAAGAGAAAATTACATATAATGGTATAACAGGTCTTTCATCTAACACTAAAAACAGAACTAATATCTCTTACAGGCTAACTTTAGGTACTTCTGCACAAATTGCCGACGGTGTTAAAGCAGAGCTAGCTTATAGCTGGATATATGACGGTAGAACAAAAAGTAAGAATGTAATTTACCAAGGAACAAGTGTACTAACCGGTGGCATGCGTTATCAAAGTCACAACTTAACGGCTGGTATAAGATTTGATATATAA
- the fdxA gene encoding ferredoxin FdxA translates to MTYVVTDECVKCKYTDCVEVCPVDCFYEGEFMLVINPDECIDCGVCVPDCPIDAIKPESPELIEWVERAKDFIENKGWKNITKNKPALPDADKFKDEKNKFNKYINNMN, encoded by the coding sequence ATGACTTATGTTGTAACCGATGAATGTGTAAAATGTAAATATACCGATTGTGTTGAAGTATGTCCTGTAGATTGTTTCTACGAAGGTGAATTTATGCTCGTTATCAATCCTGATGAATGTATAGATTGCGGTGTATGTGTGCCTGATTGTCCTATAGATGCTATCAAACCTGAATCACCGGAGTTAATAGAATGGGTAGAACGTGCAAAAGATTTTATAGAAAATAAAGGATGGAAAAATATTACCAAGAACAAGCCTGCCTTGCCTGATGCTGATAAATTTAAAGATGAGAAAAATAAGTTTAATAAATATATAAATAATATGAATTAA
- a CDS encoding heme ABC transporter permease produces the protein MLKLLTPYYFNKLSKVIIHVLAISTLVMMIIGLYLALIVSPIDYQQGEFIRIMYVHVPASWMALGIYVFMAACSFSYLVWKTTISYLLAVASSYVGAIFTLISLITGALWGKPIWGTWWAWDARLTSMLILFLLYLSYIIIVNSADNIRKAQNPASIIALIGLINIPIVKFSVNIWYSLHQPASVLRLGSPTIHSSMLKPLIIMFISFILYFLLVLLLRTSILIDKIKNR, from the coding sequence ATGCTAAAACTATTAACACCTTATTATTTTAATAAATTATCAAAGGTTATAATACATGTGTTAGCTATATCTACTCTTGTAATGATGATTATAGGTCTTTATTTAGCCCTCATAGTTTCGCCGATAGATTATCAACAAGGTGAGTTTATACGCATTATGTATGTTCACGTACCTGCTTCTTGGATGGCACTTGGTATTTATGTGTTCATGGCAGCATGCAGCTTTAGTTATCTAGTATGGAAAACTACTATCAGCTATTTGTTAGCTGTAGCATCTAGTTACGTTGGGGCTATTTTTACTTTGATTAGCTTAATAACAGGTGCTTTATGGGGAAAGCCTATATGGGGTACATGGTGGGCTTGGGATGCAAGGCTTACTTCTATGCTCATATTATTTTTGTTATATCTAAGCTATATTATCATAGTGAATAGTGCGGATAATATAAGAAAAGCACAAAATCCTGCTTCTATTATTGCTCTTATCGGACTGATCAATATACCGATAGTAAAATTTTCGGTAAATATTTGGTATAGCCTACATCAGCCTGCTAGTGTTTTAAGGCTAGGGAGTCCAACTATTCACTCTTCAATGCTAAAGCCTTTAATTATCATGTTTATCAGTTTTATATTATATTTTCTATTAGTATTACTTTTAAGAACTTCTATATTAATCGATAAAATCAAAAACAGATAA
- a CDS encoding nucleoside deaminase: MNILLDKEMSFNNFFMEQALKQARLAFDKNEVPVGAVMVERLNQKIVINSHNNTEEKNNALYHAEIIAINEVCNLISSKNLNDYDIYVTLEPCAMCAAAIAHSRLKRLFYGASDSKHGAVESNLRYFNSSACFHRPEIYSGILAEDSGLLMKEFFRRIR, from the coding sequence GTGAATATATTGTTAGATAAAGAAATGAGTTTCAATAACTTTTTCATGGAGCAAGCTTTAAAACAAGCACGGCTCGCTTTTGATAAAAATGAAGTTCCGGTCGGAGCGGTGATGGTAGAGAGGTTAAATCAAAAAATCGTTATTAATAGTCATAATAATACCGAAGAAAAAAACAACGCTCTTTATCATGCTGAAATTATTGCTATTAATGAAGTGTGTAATCTTATATCTTCTAAAAATTTAAATGATTATGATATTTACGTTACTTTAGAACCTTGTGCCATGTGTGCAGCGGCTATAGCTCATAGCAGGTTAAAACGTTTGTTTTACGGTGCTTCTGATTCTAAGCACGGGGCAGTTGAAAGTAATTTACGATATTTTAACAGTAGTGCTTGTTTTCATAGACCGGAAATATATAGCGGAATTCTTGCTGAAGATTCTGGGCTATTAATGAAAGAGTTTTTTAGGAGGATACGATAA
- a CDS encoding cation diffusion facilitator family transporter: MDTNSRNRLIKSASYLSVTTALIILSIKLYAWVVTDSQSILASLIDSMLDVTSSFINLIALRFAMQPPDHHHRFGHEKMQDLTIFSQSIFFFASAFFVCFASVKFLFEKAKPENISDGTTVMYVCIFLTVILVLYQTYVINKTGSEIVKADKLHYFTDFLTNVIVIISINLSDYFWFVDPLFGVIISLYIFHSSYSLFKKALKNLVDHELPEQDRQKIISIVNNHLVVKGMHEMKTRYAGQKAFIQFHLEMDGNMSLYNAHKISDEIVCEILQEFPEAEIIIHQDPFGVEEHVNYREYIVR, from the coding sequence ATGGATACTAATAGCCGTAATCGGTTAATAAAATCAGCATCTTATTTATCGGTTACTACAGCATTAATTATTTTAAGTATAAAATTATACGCTTGGGTTGTTACCGATTCGCAATCAATTCTTGCTTCTTTAATTGATTCAATGCTTGATGTAACTTCTTCCTTTATTAACTTAATAGCTTTGAGATTTGCCATGCAACCGCCCGATCATCATCATCGCTTTGGGCATGAAAAAATGCAGGATTTGACAATTTTTTCTCAATCGATATTTTTCTTTGCTTCTGCTTTTTTTGTATGCTTTGCTTCAGTTAAATTTTTATTTGAAAAAGCAAAACCGGAGAATATTAGCGACGGTACTACTGTAATGTATGTATGTATATTTTTGACGGTTATTTTAGTACTTTACCAAACCTATGTAATTAACAAAACAGGCTCTGAGATAGTAAAAGCCGATAAGCTCCATTATTTTACAGACTTTCTTACTAATGTTATAGTAATTATCTCTATAAATTTAAGTGATTACTTTTGGTTTGTTGATCCATTATTTGGAGTAATTATTTCGTTGTATATATTTCACTCGTCTTATTCTTTATTTAAAAAGGCATTGAAAAATTTAGTTGATCACGAATTACCTGAACAAGATAGACAAAAAATTATCTCGATAGTTAATAACCATTTAGTGGTAAAAGGTATGCACGAAATGAAAACTAGATATGCCGGTCAAAAAGCTTTTATTCAGTTCCATTTGGAAATGGATGGCAATATGTCACTGTATAATGCTCATAAAATTAGCGATGAGATTGTTTGTGAAATATTGCAGGAATTTCCGGAAGCTGAAATAATTATCCACCAAGATCCTTTTGGAGTCGAAGAACACGTAAATTATCGTGAATATATTGTTAGATAA